From the genome of Ammospiza caudacuta isolate bAmmCau1 chromosome 12, bAmmCau1.pri, whole genome shotgun sequence:
TCTTATTAACCTCTTCCCTGCTGGAAAAGGGACTCCTGTTGTCTGAGCTGTCTGGCATGCAGGTTCAAAACGAGGTGTTCCAATCCAGCAACTGTTCCTATAAAGGCTGCATCAGTCTGGTTTCTGGGATATCCTGTGCTTTCCAAGGGTGAAGGTGTGTATTCCTCTAAATTTGGGGATGCTTTCCTACCTGAGTCCTCCAGGTAGGTGGAGATCTGCTGTAAGCAGCTTTCCACTAGGGATGGTAGAAAGAGGGAATTTGCAATGTTTGGGGATTGTGTGAATCTCTTGCCCCAACTTACTGCTGTTCCTGAAGAGTAAAGTAAAAGGTAGCAAGGTGCAGTGTGGAGGGGTTGGTTTGGATCATTAGGTGGAGGATGGTGTTTGCTACCAGGTGTTCCCAccacagggaaagaaaatgtgGGTAAGAACATGAAGTTCATATTGGTTGCCAAAACTATGCAGGCCTTTGCTTATCTTATTTTGCTAATGAGCAATGCAGCTTCTCTGTCTGCCTGGGTACTTTGCCCTGCAGGCCTCTAACTAGCACTGGCACCTTGAAAACAGTGCCCCAACCCACCCAACCCCTCAcccctcttttttatttttattttatttacttctggggggaaaaaaggtttcCATCTGTCTGTGTGCTAGAGGTGAATAGTTTCTTGTAGGTCACAGCCTGTCACATTTCCATTTCATGCAATGACTGCAAGGGCTGGATGAGGAGCTGGCCAAGTCAGCCCTTGTCACGTTAGAGAAGTGTTCCatgctgctgtgtcactgctgtcagTCAGCCTGAGCCACACTGGACTGCTTGCTGTAAAAGGGATGGATGATGAGCTGCCTGaattgctgtgctgctgctcctggtgctgcttaCAACTCTGATCTGAGCTGCTGTTGGTTAGAAAGGGTGGGAGAGCCACCAAAGCTTCCCTGGGCCTTGGACAGAGTCGAGAGAGATGAAGATTTCAAAGCAGTTGAGAACTAAAGGAGCAACTGCTTTTCCATCCTAAGAAGTATTTGTTGATTTCCAACACCCTGAGTGAAAGGAATTACTTGCCCTCCTTGGTGATGTGAAGAGCCTGTTATGAATTTGCCTTTTTTACCATCTGAATTCAGTGCTGAAGGATCACCTGTGCAGGTTGTCAACATCCATCCTGTCCtttcctggcaggactccagtaTTTCTGTCCCATgttctgctgctgaggagctTCTGCACTAGGTCATGGACTGACCTTCCTCCtgttatgtatttatgtatataaatCTTTGGGCCATCTTAAAGTGGTCCTTGAGCAAAATGTGTTATGTGGGGGGGGGTggtaaaaagagagaaaatacagaataaatgtatatttttgtctgtaaaataaataaaattaagtttGGCATAAATAGTCATGCTTTATTTCTCAAATGAGACATATTAGGGAGGAAAAATGActtgaagatttaaaaaaagaattgcaGAAATGCATGGGCACAGGTGTgatgtggttttgtttgcctttgcCAGCTGTCCTTCCTGGATCTTTGCAGGTGATGTCTGCCATCTGGCTGGGAGTGTGCACCTGGAAAGGCCTAGGGAAGGATGACAGGAATGATCACAGTTATGGAAACACTTCTGGAGGAGTAATCTCATGGTTGAGAACTCACCAGCCTGGAAAAGCAATGGTGTGAGCCTGTGAAACCCTTGGGGAGGACAGAAGAGGGTGAGTAAGGAATATCTGTTCATGGGCTCTTTTCAGCCCAAAAATCAGGTGCCATCAAGTGAAGTGAGCAGGTGGCAGATGAGAAATGAGCAGGAGGCAGGTGAGTGCTCTGGGAGGGAGCTTCAGGcaccctgtgctctgcctggctgGTGCAGACAGCTCAGGGTGCACAGTGCAGTGCCCTTGTCTTGAGAGCTCAGGCAATGGGCTGACTGTTCAGCACACAAGGTGCTGCACAATTAACCAAATATTCCCTGCTTCCAGGAATGTGCTCTAGAAGAGCTTTGAATATCCAGGAAGGATCTGGGGGTGCAGAGTCCCAGATAGTCCCTTAATGCTGGCCCAAATCCTACTAAGAGGCAAAGTTCTGGTTACCACATTAACTGCTGTGAGGAATCAGCATTAAACAGTTAAAACTGCTCCCatgcactgctgagcagcagtggGCCAAGTAGATAAGTAACAAATTGATACCAACTGGCCCTTATTTCTGGGAATGCAGAAAGCTTGTTTGAGGAAGATTCTCCAAAGCTGTTATTTCTTCCTTCAACAGCCTGTGTGTTGCATTATCTCATTCCTTCGCTTTAGGCTGTTGGATCAGCCATGCTTGGTAACAGGGGCTGTATCAGCCATGGCCTGAGTTGTGCAGAACCCCCCGTGTGTGTCAGGGCAGGTGGCGGCACCGTCTGGTTTGAGCAGCGCCACTGGAAAGAGCGGACCTGAATTCTGCTCCCAgcgcagctgctgtgtctgacGGGAGCTCATCCTCCCTCAGCTTGGGAAAGCCCCGTGACTTAACGTGTAGCAGTGGAAGTTGTAGGGGCAGTTTTGATGCCGCGTTCGCTGCCGGGGCGGTGTGGAGGGCGGGCTCACCGGACAGGAGCGCGACTCTCCGCTATTCCGGTGCCCTGCGCTACCCCGGCGCCGGGCCGCCGGCCCGCTCCCCGCACAGACTACATCCCCCAGCGTGCACCGCGCCCGGCCGCCAGCACCGCGCCGCGCTATTGGCCGCTCTGCGGGCGCCGCCAATGGGGAGCGGACATATTGGCAGGCGCTGGCAGGGCAGAGGCGCTGCCGGCAGCCGGTACGGGAGAGAGTGAGCGACGAGGATAAGGCGACCCCCGACGGCATGGGCAGCTGCGAGAGCAGCCCGGCGCGCAGGAAGGTGTCCTTCGGGCTGGACGAGCAGGACCGAGTCCGGGTGCTGCAGGGCATCAAGGTGAGGCGGCCCGGGCTGCCGTGGCGCCGGCTGTTGGGGGCCGGGGCgcagggagcggggctggggacGGCTCTGGCCGGGAGCTCAGGGGAGCGAGGCTGGGAGGGACGGGTGGGGCAAGcaaggaggaggggagggacacCTGGGCGGCTGAAGGAGGAGGGGGCTGGAGAAACGATGGGGTGAATGGTGAAAAGGAGGGCAGGGGGCCTGGGCATGGCTGTTATCCGGCGGGGCACACCAGCACCAGCTCTTTATTTTCACTTCCAaactctgctcccagccctctctctgtctctcctcGCTGCTCAATGACCTCGTTGCGCCCCTGCCTTGTGCTCTGCAAGCGGTTTGATGCTAACGGCGCTGCCGGGCTCGGAGGGCGATCAGGAGGGCGCAGCTCTGCCCTTGCTCACGGTGCCAGGAGCCTGGGCAGAGTAAGCAGGGACGATGAGAGCTGGAAACAGGGAACTGTTCctggcagggacactgggaaACTGCTGCTCGACCTTGGCTCGGAAATTGACAAGTGTGTGTTGCGGAAACAGGCCCTGGACAGTGGTGGTGCTACCGTTAAGGATTTCCCCCGTTaaagtttttctttgtttttttacatgttagttttggggttttttattactACCATAATTTTCATTGCTCTTGCTTCTAGTTCTTGATTTCCTCCTAAAATTCTTCTTGATTTGCCCCTAAAATCGGACAGAATTAAATCTGCCACTTAACATTTTGGCTCACACAGAGTGTGTGTTGCTGTGGATACTTATTTTTCATCCCATTTTGACTAATTATTTTACAAAAGTTAGCTGACATTGTGCCTATCTCCTTGTTGTGTTTTGATGGAGATAAAATTGTCTTTGCCTAATTTCTCTTAAAAGGATATAGACAAGGATTTGTGTctttaaaatcaggaattgGACATGATAACAATGTAAAATGATGGTATTAAAAATGCTGTTAAGTTGGGTAGTAGTGGTATAACTGAAAATATGTCTTGTACTGTGGCAAGTCTAGGTGGGGAGCAGCCTCATTTTTTGTTCTGCAGCCAGACCCTCTGACCTTGGCAGGAGAAAGGGGTCAATTTTAACAGTGCTGTGAGAAGCCTTTTGGACTGAATTGTCAGAAAACTTCAAgttaacttttctttctttttcatgggTTTGAACCCAAGTCAGGTAGTGAAAATGAAGTTGAGATTGTAGAAGTGTTTGCAGCCTTATGAGGGTGGGAGGCTGCTCTCTGTCATATGGGTTGCAGCATGTCTGCCATGCTGAGCTGGGTTAGCAGGTGTGGagcaagaagaggaaaagatgGACTTAAAACCTGTTTAATTAATTTCCTTCCACTTCTGGTAGGTTTCTCCCTGTACAAAGGGTTGACTTGTTTAGGGGTGCTCTCCACCTTTGGTGTTTGTGGAAGATTGTCTAGTGAAGCTTTTAGGGTCAGGCAGCAGATTGGAGGTTTTGTCATTTAGTGATAGGGTTTGGGTTTTAAAAATGGCATGTCAACATACGAGTGCTGACTGCCTGGACTGGAGGGACATTGCAGTGAGGTAACTGACAATACTATCATAAAAACTAACAAATGGGGAGGTTCACAGTGAAATACACAGCAGAAACTGACGTGGCTGGTTCTGTGTTTCAGCTCACTGAAGATGTAGTGAACCGGATGAAAGGATCCTCTCCAAGCAGAAGGGAGATCCAGAGGTCTCCCCGTGCCTCCAAtggcacagctccctcctccctggctgcagaaGGGAAACCCAGACCTACAGGTAGGCAGGGATGCTGCTACCACTCCATGTTACAGGGTAGTTTACAGTGCTATCCCCTTGTGAGAGGAGCTCTTTGCTTACCCTGTGTCACTCTGGGATCATTTATAGCATTTCAGATCAACGTGCAATAAACAAGGCAGagatattttgcttttcatttctggCAAGCTGCCTTGTTGTCTGCTGTACATGCACAGGGTGTATATTGTGCATGGGTGAGGGAAGtgctgctttttattctttGGAAAGAAGCTCCAAGGGAAAGATAACCTGTCCAAGCACAGCTGGCTAAGTGGATGATGATAACTTGGTTTCTGAACTTGTCTTTATTTACATGTCAGAAAACTGTTTGATTTCTGTTGGTTCCCAAATAGGTTTTGTTGATGTATATCAGCAGTGTGGGTTTGTTTAAGGCATCCACACTAAAATGAAGTTGGGGAACTAGGCCTTTGCTTTTAGGGATTTGTTTGCTGTCAGCCTGTGTCTTTCCTGAATGTAGATGTAGCTTTATGGGTGGCCTGAACTCCATCAAATAATTTCATCTTCACTTGTGGAATCCCTTTTAATTACAAGGAGAGAAGGAGGTCAAGAGGAAGACTTGCTGGAACTagaggaaggaaatggaaagTAGGTCTACAACCATGCTCATATTTCATTATATATGAGGGTTTGAGGAGTTAATATCCTCACTTAGTTTTCTGTAGCATGGTTTATTCAGTGTGCCTGTTTGAAAATGATGCTGTTGGTGTGTCTATTTCATAAATTCAAACTCTATCCATCAAACTTAAATTTTCTTgacttctgtttttctcttgatGAATAATATGaaattttcctaaaataatCTATGATGTGATGAAGGACTACATTTGTAGTACTATTAGTTGTCAcgggtttttcttttcctctctagGAATTCAGGCACCAAAGGAAAGTGACtcttctgcagagcaggaactCTACAGGAGGTGAGGTGAAGCTCTTGAAAAAGACAATAATTTAGCTCATTTGGGAATATATCTATGTATGCATATGTCTGTGTTTTACCTCAGCGTAATGAGTGTGTGtttgacagcagctgagcatgagcccaggtgcgcccaggtggccaagaaggccagtggcatcctggcagTATCAGtgacagtgtggccagcaggaccagggcagtgattgtccccctgtactgggcactgctgaggccacagctcaaATCCTGGGatcagttttgggcccctcactacacaaagacattgaggggctggagtgtgtccagagaagggcaagggAGCTGcgaaggggctggagcacaaacCTCCTTGGGACTGGCTGGGgcgttcagcctggagaaaaggaggctcagggggagctTATGGCTCTACAGCACCTGAAAGAgattgtagccaggtggggtcagtctcttctcccaggtgtaacaagtgacaggacaagagaggaagcagcctcaagttgtgccaggggaggtttaggttgggtatggggaaaaatttcttcactgagaaggtggtcaggcattggaacaggctgcccagggaagtggtggaatcaccattcctggaagtaTTCAAAAGGCCTTGGATgagtggatgtggcatttggggacatggttaagtggtgaacatggtggcattgggttaatggttggacttgatcttttccaaccttaacaattctatgattctgtttTATGATTATGTTTTAATACCTGAGAATCCCCTTTGAAGCCTTTTTCAGTTCAGGGCTGCTACTCTTAGTGCTGTTGCTGCATgcattttgtgatttttctttcctgtgtaaGAGCCAAAGAGCAGTATTGTCAGCCTGGCTGACTCCCTTTGTTGTTGTATGTCCCTTGATCTTTTCCAGAGCAGTGTCTATTTGTATGGCTAACTGCTTCctattttcactgttttcagGTGATCATTAAGTACTTAATAGAACTAAATATAGCTCAAGTATAAGCTTATGTGGTACTATGCCTGCTGTTGTTGCCAGAGCTGTACCTCACTGGAACTGCAGGTCATATTTAAAGTTTGGTGGGCTTTTGAATTCCTGCTGATGATGGGATTGTGAGCAGATTCTGTGTCAAATTCTGGATTTGTGTTTTGGCTCTAAGCAGGGATACTCCATGACCAGCCatgaccctgctgctgctgaccttCCCTCTGCCTTGGTGCTCTCACAGGTACTTGGCAGAGCAGTCACTGGTCCAAGAGGAGTTGGTCCGGCTGGTCAAGAGAGAAAGGGAAGCAGCCTGTGAGGCCAAGGAGAGGTCTGGCATTATTGAggagaggcagagagcagcccagctggtgAGTAACAAACCCCTTGCTATGTTTCCAACCTGCTAAAATGGCTCTGCTTGAGGGCATTCATTTAATGTCATTTGTGTGATGAGTTTAGAAACTTGTGTTTGGGCTGAAACATTCCTCATCTCACTCATCACTTAACTTTTGGctcacagtgcagctgcaagCTCCATGTCACTCCATGCTGCCAAGGCATGAacaatggctgtgctggggacagctttACCAGTGGCAGGGAATAtggtctgtgtgtgtatgtggtCCTTGTCTGGCTACAGAGAACTCTCTTGAGCTCTCAAGTGTATGAAATAAATGTTCCAATATAAACAGGATCAAATTCTGCTGACCTGATATATCCTGAGACTTTGCTCTGTTTTTTTCTAGAGTATAATAGTGCATGCACACAAATTAATAAAAAGTAATAATGTCTTCATTTGTTTGAGTCTTTTATAAATCTGGTAACAGAAGAACTCTTATAAAACTGTCAAATATTGTAACCTTTTGAAGAAGGTTTAGGATTGATTTTTAGGGACCAGGAAGCATAAACCGTTTTTTGACACACCGCTGACTCCCAAACCAATTTGTTCTTGCCCAGCAGGCAGACTTACTTTTGGGGGCTTCTTGCTGCAGCTTTTACTATTAGTCAGGCACCTTGGTGTTATGATGACCCATTAGGTTGCTGTCATACCAGTGCTGAGAAGAGCAGTGCTGGAGGCAGAAGTACAGCGGGATGAGGCTGAGTGGAGCAAAAGGCTTTTATCAATCACTGCAGTACACTGGGATTGTCATTGGTGCTTAATATTAAATGacattattttatattgttttcttttgcacaCTGCCATTCCTATGGTGTACTGTCTGTAACCAGTGCAGAGTCTTACTGGAGCTGCCCCTTTTTCCTGACCTGCAGTGGTGTCAGGGTGTGACAGCCAGGTGGGGCCATGCTTGCCCCACTGAGATCAAACTGCCCATTCATTTAGACTGTGCTGTTAAAACTTTATTGGGAGAACTAGACCAAGAGAATTCTCCTTGCCTGGTGCACGCTGAAAGGATGGTTTAGGGAAAGGACAGACTGGAGTATGGATAGTCTTTTTTTGTGGTTCTTTCATCCTTCTGTTCTCTAGCTTAACCAGTGTGTGCTTGATTTAAGCAAAGAATCCAatgaggtttggggtttttttctgtatgttgGATGCTAACAGCCCTGGTTTACCCAGGGAAAATGTGAAGCATTTAGAGGTTATTATACAAAGATGTTTTTGGggaccaaataaataaaatttatgtaAGAATGGTGACAGTGGTTCAAGGAAAAGGTCTTTGTAGCTGCAATCCATCTCTGACAGTGATCCCtagcagctgctgtggagagcatgagagcagagcaggtaTAAAACAGTATTTCCCACCTATACCCTTGCAAATTCTGATGTTCTAAGAGGTAGAGGCTTTGAAAGCAAGAGGTTGTATTTTCACTTTGATGGTTAACGATCTTTAAGgaaattcttttctgtgaaTTAGTCTGTTTGTGGTTTTGGACCCAACTGTACTTTGTCTCCATGATAAAATTTGTGTAGGATTGGGTTGGTAGGTGGCTGAGATTGCTCTCCTGGATAGATACAGCTTGTGAATGGCTGCTGTGTGGCAGGAAATTTCCTCTTGGCAGATTGGATCCTGACCATGGGGTGCTGGATGATTGCTCAGCTTCAGAGCAGTGATGTCTGAGGCAGGGGACTGTTAGTCCTCTGCAAAGGACATCTGCAGTATTAACACTCTTTTCACTAGAGAGAGAATATTCTCTTTATGAATGCAATTAACTGACTTCTGTAAGAGCAAAGGAAAGAAGTTGGTGGATTTGTTGTCCAGTCTAAAGATGTGAATTTGCTTAAAGTAGAACTCTGCCCTCCTACAATGAGGTGGAGTGTAATCCTGAAAAAATATGGCTAGCAGAGTCCTGCAATATTTGTGAAATGCAAAGAGGACACCTCTAAAATGAGTTGGAATCTGGCTGCTCACATACAAAAGCTGTTTTATTATCTGAATTAGCTTTCAATCCTGTAGTGTTGCATACCCAGATATTATGTACTTGATGCTCTGTAAAAATCTGAGTAGGGTCCCCTTGTGGTAAATAGTGACCATGGTGTGTTGGCCCAGAATGTGGTGAAAGAGTGAGGAACTTTTAAATTTCATTGCTCTTTAACTATCTCTAGATTAGTCATAAATTTAGGATCCTTAAGAAATGGGATAGTCTAGTCTGTCATTGCAAAGATGAGGACAGAGCTGTTGTCAGCTTCTAGATACCTTCCTAAAAAGGAGCTATTGTGGCCAGGCTTAAATTATTGGGATCCCTATCAGACTTGCTTTATCTCAGCTACTGTTTCCCTTTGGGCATGGTTACCTTGTTGTATTGTATTGACTCAATCCTACTCAGACCATGTCTGTCCCTTGTCTTCTGTTATTCTCCTTTATTATGAACAGGGCTTGAGTGTTTCTTGCTCTTCTGCTTTTTAGCCCCAGCAAATGGGGAACATACTGGGTATGAGCTGCTCATCCATGTCTTGTGTCAATCTTCTCTTTCAGGTAGAAGAGAGTAGTGGAACTCAAGGTATCGAGGGGTATTCCAGGTACAGATAGCAATGGAAGTTATCCCTTACATTTATAAGGGAGAAACTTCCAGGgttgtttttgttgctgttgtgaCCTATTAGGGAAATGAGATTAAAAATGGGGCAAGTCCCATGAAAGCAATAACAAATTAATAATTTGCTTCTTAAGCAGCACTTAATTTGGTAAGAATTGAAAACCATGCCATATATAATTAGAaagttttattcatttttctaGTATTTGCATTAAGATCttgagctgccctgtgctcttAACATATCAATAGTTCAGTGATTAGTAGCTCTTTTTTGTACTGTtgtctgcagcagtgctggaacaTTCCCCTGTAACCATACCACTTGTATAAATCCAAGTACCATAGCTGTATTTTGAAGTGATTTCATTGTGGTTGTGCTGAACGTTGCATGTCATTTAATCTGTTCTCTATGGCTTTCACTCACTGACTTTTATTATTGGAAATATTGCTATAAGCACTTCAGTGTTATTGTATGGTGCACACAAAGAGAGGGTGGACTAGAATTAACCTTTGATATGGAACTTGCTGTCAGCTTCTGGGGCCAGTTACTTGATTGTTTATGGGGCAGGGTACAGattaaaacttattttattGTGGTTTGTATATTTTGTttagctgatttttttctccttgaagtGTTCTGGTTTCAAGAGGGATTTAGAGTTAAGTACCTGGGTCCTTTTCTACATTTTTGTCGtgacctttctttttcttttaatgactTTGAAGAAGGTACTTAGCTTCTAGATACCTTAGGTTTTGTGTAAAACTCCTTACAGCTTTAGTTTAAGAAGCAAAACAGCTCTGTAAGTAATAGTGCAGCATTCACTTTCCTCTTTGAGTGAATATGGCTTTTTCATTAACCCTGGGGACTGGCTCAAATGGAAGTAGTCTGCTAAGCTGCTGTAGAAGAACTCTCCCCAATTTGTATTAGagataaaatgttttatttgtttgtgcagcactgcaggatcATGGTGCTGAGTGGACTCTTTGAATAATTTAATGCTGTGGGTACTTACAGCACAACAAGGATTATGTGTACAGTGTTTCAGAGCAAGGCCTAGGGTGTTTAACTAATGCTGGTGCCATGCCTTAAGTCTCATGTGAAATACCCAAGAATTAACACAGCTATCTTTAAATCCTTTTCTATTTCTAGCATGAGGAACTTGCAAAGTTGTCAGTCAAGTTATTTAATTGCTTGACTATGTTGTGAATAGTCTCACCATTCCCCTATGCGAgcaatctttctttttttcattcccAATTAATCAAAATGTCTTCTCTTAACTTCTCAATTCTTTCAGGTTTCTTTCttccccctccttccttccaATAAAGGAAACTTTGCAAACAAAGctgctctttttcctcctttttgcttttgtaatTTCTGAAGGTTGAGCAGCATGTGCAGCATATGCATCAGGAGCCTCTTGGAGCCAGTGACTGTGTGCCTGATGGTTTTCACTGAGACCTTTAAGACAAATCAATGTGGAATGGGGATGGATAAAAGCAGAAGCTGGGGGGGAATAAATGTGATTAAGCAAAGACATCTCATTACTACTCTAGAAAGGGAGGATTATAACTTATAAAATAGGAGGATCTCATTTAGAGGCCATGTGCACTTGTGTTATCAGGACAGAGGGAGAGCAAAtagaataaatgaaattaatattttgaaaagaagCATTACCCGGATTTGAGCATTGAACTAATATGATTTGTGCAAAGCCCTGAAGTTCTTATCTCCCCATTAAATACCCCAAGGATAATGGCTTTGTCAGAGTTATTGACCAAAAGTTGTCATTTTCCCTCTCACTTTGAAAGAGGGAGTTCAGAAATGGGGTGATGGTAGGACAGACCTTGCACTATGACCAGCTCTTTCAGGCAAGACTGACGGGCACTGGCTGCTGTGCGAGAACAGGGCAGAGAATTCATAATTGCTGCAAAGTTTATCCTGCAGTCCATGATGGATGACTGGCTATTCCCAGTATTTCTGATCATGCCTGCTCACTCGCTTGCTGGATGGGAACCTTTACTTTCTGGTGGTTTCAGCATTGGACTGTTGTGGCTAGCATGGCTCAAATGGGTGTGAAGGGAAATACAAGAATATGAGTTTGTTTCAGGTTGTTCCAGTAGTTCATTATAATTGGTCATAGGCTGTTGAATTCTTTCAGATGATTTCTTGCCAGATATAAtctctttgtttttcagagCCTCTCATCTTCTCTTCTTGATTCAGGAAAGATGGGATGAAGGAAGAATGCATGATTGGGAATGCCTTTGGTCAAGCGTGGGTTTGGATAATGGTGTCACCTTGTGAATGTGACATTATGAACCCTTGGGCTTTGCTGTGGCATACTTTGGATACTTCCACCCTTGATTTAGTGTATATTGGGCTGCTGACATTTTAACTGGTatgttttcttctccatttcaaAGATTGTGGAAGTAAAACTGCTTAAAATTGCTGTAAACAGCATAAATAGCCAGTTCATAGATTGGTACAATGGAAGAGAATTTTGGTGTTGAGGGAGTGATcaaatactttctttttcactttgtaGGGATGGAAGAATGATCAAGTCAGCCCATTTGTGGAAAGTTTCCTTTATATTCCTGATAATTGATAAAGCTTTAAGTGAATCTCGTGGGCTTTTTGCTGTGAATTGCCCACTGTTGTTGATTAGTGTCAGCAATAGATGCAGCTGAGCTGGTACTGAAGATTGCTTTAGAAACTGTGCTGAACATGATTTAGTATGTGAAGGCTTTCATTTACTTTGTGATAAGCTGGGGATCAGCTTCATCCTGGCTGATTAGCCATAGGTAAGCATTCCTAGATTAACTGGGGTTTTGTTGTGTGTAATGTCCTGCCATTGTGACAAGCTCTAGTGACCGGATGAGGCCCAGCAGTAGCATGGTGTTTGTTGGAACTGTGGCAGTGTGGAGCCATCAGTGAAGTGACTCTGCTGCTTTCAAGGTCAGGTCTCTATTGTCAAAACTTGCCCTTTTTTTTGTCCCTGTTTATCTGAGTTGATGTAATGAAAGGTATTGTCTCTTTGCAGTATGGTTTGGAAACTGCTCACCTCAGGGACAGTTTATTTGGTCCTGTTGGCTCTACAGCTAAAACACAGCACACTGAGCTGAACCCTTCCCTTTGTAAAGTTGTAAACCTGTGTGTAGAAAATAGGTTGGTTCTGGGAGGTGACATGGCTAATGCATGAGGTTTGCTGTTTCTTGGCTTTTTATATTCTGTAAATAGTTCTTGATTGAAGTTTTTTATGGGTGACGCAGAAAACATTGATTGAAATCTGAAAGTATGGAGGCTTGTTTTAAATAATAGcggaaaatgaggaaaaagctCACTCAGTTTGATTTTCATTGATGTTGCAGTTGTTAGCAACAGATATCTATATGTGTTtatgaaagattatttttttagattgctttttatgttttcctttaGAGAATAAGTGGTGCATTAAGTTATTAGAATCTTCATTCCAGCCTACAGCGTGGGTGACACCAGTTGTGGGGGCAGCACCTCCTTGTGAACAT
Proteins encoded in this window:
- the CHCHD6 gene encoding LOW QUALITY PROTEIN: MICOS complex subunit MIC25 (The sequence of the model RefSeq protein was modified relative to this genomic sequence to represent the inferred CDS: deleted 2 bases in 1 codon) yields the protein MGSGHIGRRWQGRGAAGSRYGRESDEDKATPDGMGSCESSPARRKVSFGLDEQDRVRVLQGIKLTEDVVNRMKGSSPSRREIQRSPRASNGTAPSSLAAEGKPRPTGIQAPKESDSSAEQELYRRYLAEQSLVQEELVRLVKREREAACEAKERSGIIEERQRAAQLPEDLDAWAVELQGWEANLRRQEAFYQEQLARIERKNAEIYKMTSEQYQEAAAKAEERIKRRNADPICANLQSEILKCYQENKSEVLKCSELAKEYQRCVSAAQKELLVNSG